In a single window of the Halomicroarcula saliterrae genome:
- a CDS encoding DR2241 family protein, whose amino-acid sequence MDEDPVDALVATAPDGIDFDGLRVGAGTDGYTFETPDRAETGLDEAGLREAAAASPYVGNWYFWHAVAPQTDARWDFLRWLEGSAEHAVPERYDALDDGLATEWGQLRVTVSLDGTAGRRYGLRHVDDAETPASDLTAHEDPLDARELAKRDDDGDYRPLKTAPSLRTGWQFPALGPADLVEAVHAFYPATVQNWHREREGALDITHWHETVERQTGIYGVVRTWDRGEGYEHVNWVAEACCDDSQCLKRREWQYDEETELDVAGGDGEFPCREPCSLVIAAARQWTKLEGEQTRTYEFELTPSEKEQIEAIVDAVADGESEDIREADVYDGANRYRARFLRAKLFDEEGNLAGVETDD is encoded by the coding sequence ATGGACGAGGACCCGGTGGACGCGCTGGTGGCCACTGCGCCGGACGGCATCGATTTCGACGGCCTCCGTGTCGGAGCGGGGACGGACGGCTACACGTTCGAGACGCCCGACCGCGCGGAGACGGGGCTCGACGAGGCCGGCCTCCGCGAGGCCGCGGCCGCGTCGCCTTACGTGGGGAACTGGTACTTCTGGCACGCGGTCGCCCCGCAGACCGACGCCCGGTGGGACTTCCTCAGGTGGCTCGAAGGGAGCGCCGAGCACGCGGTTCCGGAGCGGTACGACGCCCTCGACGACGGGCTCGCGACCGAGTGGGGCCAGCTTCGCGTCACCGTCTCGCTCGATGGCACGGCGGGGCGTCGCTACGGCCTCCGGCACGTCGACGACGCCGAGACGCCCGCGTCGGACCTGACGGCTCACGAGGACCCCCTCGACGCCCGCGAGCTCGCAAAACGCGACGACGACGGTGACTACCGGCCGCTCAAGACCGCGCCGTCGCTCCGGACGGGGTGGCAGTTCCCGGCGCTCGGTCCCGCCGACCTCGTCGAGGCCGTCCACGCCTTCTACCCGGCGACGGTCCAGAACTGGCACCGCGAGCGCGAGGGCGCGCTTGATATCACCCACTGGCACGAGACTGTCGAGCGCCAGACCGGTATCTACGGCGTCGTCCGGACGTGGGACCGCGGCGAGGGGTACGAACACGTCAACTGGGTCGCCGAGGCCTGCTGTGACGACTCCCAGTGTCTGAAACGCCGCGAGTGGCAGTACGACGAGGAGACCGAGCTGGACGTCGCGGGCGGCGACGGCGAGTTCCCCTGCCGGGAACCGTGTTCGCTCGTCATCGCGGCCGCGCGCCAGTGGACGAAACTCGAAGGCGAACAGACCCGGACCTACGAGTTCGAGCTGACGCCGAGCGAGAAAGAGCAGATAGAGGCCATCGTCGACGCCGTCGCGGACGGCGAGAGCGAGGACATCCGCGAAGCCGACGTCTACGACGGGGCGAACCGCTACCGCGCCCGCTTTCTCCGGGCGAAGCTGTTCGACGAGGAGGGCAACCTCGCCGGCGTCGAGACCGACGACTAA